GTCGTGGTGCTCGCCCTGGTCGCGGCCTCGGCCGACGGGCGCGGGCGGGGCGGGCCGCGCGGGCGGCGGCCGGGCGGGAGCACGCGGCCCCCGGCGCGGCCGGGGCGCCAGCCGGCGGGCCGTCCCGCCGGGCCCCGGCGGCCGGGCCAGGCGCCGCCCGAGCGGCGGCCGGAGCCGGGCGAGATCTGGTGGGCCGACGTGCCGTACGAGGACGGGCCCGGCTCGAAGGACCGGCCGTGCCTGGTGCTGGCGGTACGCGGGGACGCGGCGCTCGTCGCGAAGATCACGAGCAGGTACCGGGACGAGCG
This portion of the Streptomyces changanensis genome encodes:
- a CDS encoding type II toxin-antitoxin system PemK/MazF family toxin — encoded protein: MDTSWWLALGAVVVLALVAASADGRGRGGPRGRRPGGSTRPPARPGRQPAGRPAGPRRPGQAPPERRPEPGEIWWADVPYEDGPGSKDRPCLVLAVRGDAALVAKITSRYRDERAGVIVLPPGSVGDARGRPSFLETDELRDVALWEFRRRVGAVDPLVWDQVRHLTTD